One Pichia kudriavzevii chromosome 3, complete sequence genomic window carries:
- a CDS encoding uncharacterized protein (PKUD0C11620; similar to Saccharomyces cerevisiae YML093W (UTP14); ancestral locus Anc_8.872) — MAKKNRSNGKSSFSKGKNSNVRSKTTVKENFKDAILDASKFLNSRSSNVDNDGEGDEVPFDDEELDSDNALGSDDDLDDYMSKTKGDVSERLNEFGEDEDGWESVDEGELMTLSEIWDRDDSELKVQKSNSQSKQHDKLVFNEDDDDSSATEGEGSHSEDSDSESNSESESDSEDDPFDEMNISEGEEVQLDSVMKSLKSKIKKDPSEKAKKVLINDKLNENEFSLPNLGDSLSLDDMLGNLDDEEQDNENEELIRDIAKHNKQLKELDNVELDEDEQNKLHNDENSAFAIPLPVNIQKRHERRAAYEIQKEQVNRWRDIIAQNRDKEVLSFVPEKPQLDKNSAFKTDNDIAVNDFESKLDSIIDQSNLESKKTEDLFENIETAKLSKAEMLKRTNELRLMRELMYRGMKDSKRLKKIKSKAYRRQLRKEKMKEKMLISQVNRQEDGSDLEEDKEDSNYHRAKERMTLKHKNTSQWAKQMIKSGMSKDKSTRDEIEEMMRQSEKLKQKQLGKKDGESSDDERDLSDLENDVDNVENLDNEKLSKIGKGVLAMDFMKNAEERERLVKLKEIDNLKRLRDAEDYEDIQNGEVDGVNVSMNTGRRMYTPAALVASAENRKLNEELMKELDEEDSRLLQNRLKKDKEERYKPTVIEERGTRDNEGTGIRSESVEDDSNPWLAEGDSENSADEEDRGRVSSKIKVVDASSSRLDKSEAKISKKLLKKNTGKKKESTDGLVSIENKETLFIVDPKKKAVKQDQKRASLDEKPIRSDDEYESDGDDVDDNRMFKQSDLIKEAFAGDDVLIEEFEQEKREVEEEEGDKQVELTTPGWGSWAGQGDEDDGWGVPKTKKRKIVKTIQGVVTKDKRLDKGKKNVIINERIIKKTTKYQADKVPYPFKTWEEYERSLRTPMGKEWSTTKTHQKLITPSVITKFGSVIDPLKAPFHE, encoded by the coding sequence ATggccaaaaaaaatagaagtaATGGGAAATCAAGTTTCTCCAAAGGGAAAAACTCTAATGTTCGTTCCAAGACAACAGTgaaagaaaattttaaagATGCAATTCTTGATGCATCCAAATTTCTTAATAGTAGATCCTCCAACGTTGATAATGATGGAGAGGGCGATGAAGTTccttttgatgatgaagaattggattCTGATAACGCATTGGgaagtgatgatgatttagATGACTATATGTCTAAGACTAAGGGTGATGTCTCTGAAAGACTAAACGAATttggtgaagatgaagatggcTGGGAATCTGTAGATGAGGGTGAGCTAATGACGCTCTCTGAAATTTGGGACAGAGATGATTCTGAGCTTAAAGTACAGAAGAGTAATTCTCAGAGCAAGCAGCATGATAAGCTTGTTTTCAACGAGGATGATGACGACTCCTCTGCTACAGAGGGAGAGGGAAGTCATAGCGAAGACTCAGACTCTGAATCCAACTCTGAATCTGAATCTGATTCCGAAGATGATccatttgatgaaatgaaCATTTCCGAAGGTGAAGAAGTGCAGCTTGATTCAGTGATGAAGAGTTTAAAATCGAAAATTAAGAAGGATCCATCCGAGAAAGCCAAAAAAGTGTTGATCAATGATAAActaaatgaaaatgagttTTCCCTACCTAATTTGGGtgattctctttctttggACGATATGCTGGGAAACCTAGACGATGAAGAACAGGATAATGAGAATGAAGAGTTAATCCGTGATATTGCGAAGCATAATAAACAATTAAAAGAACTAGACAATGTTGAGttagatgaagatgaacaaAATAAGCTTCACAATGATGAGAATTCGGCATTTGCTATTCCGTTGCCTGTTAATATCCAAAAACGTCATGAGCGACGTGCTGCTTAtgaaattcaaaaggaACAAGTCAATCGGTGGAGAGATATAATTGCACAGAATAGAGATAAAGAGGTGTTATCATTTGTCCCTGAAAAACCCCAATTAGATAAAAATTCAGCCTTCAAAACCGATAATGATATTGCTGTTAATGActttgaatccaaattaGATAGCATTATAGACCAATCGAATTTAGAGTCAAAGAAAACTgaagatttatttgaaaatatagaaaCAGCAAAACTATCGAAGGCTGAAATGCTGAAACGTACCAACGAATTGAGGCTAATGAGAGAATTGATGTACAGAGGTATGAAAGATTCcaaaagattgaagaaaattaaATCCAAGGCTTACAGGAGACAACtaagaaaggaaaagatgaaggagaagatgttgatttcaCAAGTTAATCGCCAAGAAGATGGCAGCGACCTTGAAGAGGATAAGGAGGACTCGAACTATCATCGTGCAAAGGAAAGAATGACTTTGAAACATAAAAATACCTCTCAATGGGCCAAGCAAATGATTAAGTCTGGTATGTCGAAGGATAAATCAACCAgggatgaaattgaagaaatgatgAGACAAAGTGAGAAGCTAAAGCAAAAACAGTTGGGTAAAAAGGATGGCGAAAGtagtgatgatgaaagaGATTTGTCCGACCTCGAGAATGACGTTGATAATGTCGAAAATTTggataatgaaaaattgtcAAAGATTGGAAAAGGTGTCCTAGCAATGGATTTTATGAAGAATGCCGAAGAAAGAGAACGATTAGTCAAACTGAAGGAgattgataatttgaaaagattaaGGGATGCCGAAGACTACgaagatattcaaaatggaGAAGTAGATGGTGTTAATGTTTCCATGAATACTGGTAGAAGAATGTATACACCTGCGGCTTTGGTTGCATCTGCCGAAAACCGTAAATTGAATGAAGAGTTAATGAAAGAACTGGATGAAGAGGATAGTAGGTTGTTGCAAAATAGATTAAAGAAGGACAAAGAAGAGAGATACAAACCCAcagttattgaagaaagaggCACCAGAGACAATGAAGGAACTGGTATAAGATCAGAAAGTGTGGAAGATGATTCTAATCCATGGTTAGCAGAAGGAGATTCTGAAAATAGTGCTGATGAGGAGGATAGAGGCAGAGTTTCtagcaaaatcaaagttgttgatgctTCATCCTCAAGATTAGACAAGTCGGAAGCTAAGATTTCgaaaaaacttttgaagaagaatactggcaagaaaaaagaaagtacTGATGGTTTAGTTtctattgaaaacaaagagacATTGTTTATAGTAGACCCGAAGAAGAAAGCTGTTAAACAAGATCAGAAAAGGGCAAGTCTAGATGAAAAACCTATTCGCTCCGATGATGAGTATGAAAGTGACGgtgatgatgttgatgacaATCGTATGTTTAAACAGTCCGATCTAATCAAGGAGGCATTTGCAGGAGATGACGTTTTAATAGAAGAATTTGAGCAAGAAAAACGGGAAGTcgaggaagaggaagggGATAAACAAGTAGAATTAACAACTCCCGGTTGGGGCTCCTGGGCAGGTCAAggtgatgaagatgatggtTGGGGTGTtccaaagacaaagaaacGGAAAATCGTTAAGACTATTCAAGGCGTCGTTACCAAAGATAAGCGGCTTGATAAAGGTAAAAAGAATGTTATAATTAACGAAAGAAtcatcaagaaaacaacTAAATACCAAGCTGATAAGGTCCCATATCCTTTTAAGACATGGGAAGAGTACGAGCGTTCTCTTAGAACTCCGATGGGTAAAGAATGGAGCACAACAAAGACCCACCAAAAGTTGATTACTCCAAGCGTCATCACCAAATTTGGTTCTGTTATTGACCCACTTAAAGCTCCTTTCCACGAATGA
- a CDS encoding uncharacterized protein (PKUD0C11630; similar to Saccharomyces cerevisiae YHR112C; ancestral locus Anc_5.423), protein MPGISTKSIHADQSLNRVPDVVPPINVTTTFRYPDDPDDIIPATEYQNDSYDPSTSTPIYSRIGHPNSARIEQVMSELLGGETVIYNSGLSAFFAAIMYFNPKTVAIGDGYHGCHGILELLKRNYNLKIVGLDQLDQLAKGDLIHIETPENPFSRVHNIAYYVSKAKEIGAFTLVDATFAPPPLSNPFDFNVDMVMHSVTKYFGGHSDLLAGVLVTKDPAVKIQLARDRVVLGTNIANLESYLLLRSLRTYELRIEKQSDSATKLVKYLSSNRAKYPKITSIYHSSLQKDDFVDAQMTGGHAPVFSIELDTPENAKSLPSKLKYFQHATSLGGVESLIEWRAVTDKNAKKTLLRVSVGVENVEDLIADFDQALKS, encoded by the coding sequence ATGCCAGGCATCAGCACAAAGTCGATTCATGCCGATCAATCCTTAAACAGGGTTCCAGATGTTGTTCCACCAATTAATGTAACCACAACATTCCGCTACCCGGATGACCCAGATGATATCATTCCTGCTACAGAGTACCAAAACGACTCTTACGACCCTTCTACTTCAACACCAATATACTCTAGAATTGGACACCCAAACTCTGCAAGGATTGAGCAAGTGATGAGTGAACTATTAGGTGGTGAGACGGTTATATATAATTCTGGTTTAAGTGCCTTCTTTGCTGCAATTATGTACTTTAATCCTAAAACTGTTGCAATTGGTGACGGTTACCATGGCTGTCATGGTATATTGGAACTCTTAAAGAGAAACTATAACCTGAAAATCGTCGGTTTAGATCAGTTAGATCAGCTGGCTAAAGGTGATTTGATTCACATTGAGACACCTGAAAATCCCTTCTCTCGTGTTCATAACATCGCCTATTATGTTTCCAAggcaaaagaaattggCGCTTTCACTTTAGTCGATGCCACCTTTGCCCCACCTCCATTGTCAAATccatttgattttaatGTTGACATGGTTATGCACTCTGTAACTAAATATTTTGGTGGACATTCTGATTTATTGGCCGGTGTTTTAGTTACTAAAGATCCTGCAGTAAAAATACAATTGGCTCGTGATAGGGTTGTCCTCGGTACCAACATTGCAAATTTGGAGTCTTATCTGTTGTTGAGATCTTTAAGAACGTATGAATTAAGAATTGAAAAGCAGAGTGATTCCGCAACTAAGCTTGTTAAATATCTATCTAGCAACAGAGCTAAATATCCGAAAATTACAAGTATCTATCATTCTTCTCTTCAGAAAGACGACTTTGTTGATGCTCAAATGACGGGCGGTCATGCTCCGGTTTTCTCTATCGAATTGGATACTCCCGAAAACGCAAAATCCTTGCCTTCAAAACTTAAATATTTCCAACATGCCACTTCTTTAGGAGGTGTTGAATCTTTAATTGAATGGAGAGCTGTCACGGATAAAAACGCAAAAAAGACCTTATTGAGAGTCTCTGTAGGTGTCGAAAATGTGGAAGATTTGATTGCTGATTTCGATCAAGCGTTGAAATCCTAG
- a CDS encoding uncharacterized protein (PKUD0C11640) yields MMDTDGAWFVLRKLPIEIQSHIVNLSLRRWFNISEIVLFLINNYENIESDSFLSMVFLKNLKISIYNNKWINFNFDVFIEDRMQITNKILVFEKLLKKGKITISKFKRRYSSDGMNLMYEPQYFQELFDLHYYSQNNHFYELSNEVSEQVLPRSFHNKVELSTYQLATNLGNPEKLMEISSKGEYTFVIHQFEIWKLEDCSSIKNLINSILRVENIRIKFELEVHVNMGLLSNELFWKISKRLLELETSSVKIYINLALDNPINPPWCHSVSCHGFNENDDNWIMFRWIGTDLIYTGNLKHIMEYMNKVDTIADRNLPSQWFEFLPDFVKNIRLRLDEDLGENEVFEIPKNLDVLTIENFDKPSEIDFKFLENPNNYRINALRVDILIEKCEIPIRNFSRLAKNVQNLVFASDGVENFSIDELSWDFKETITELDWVRSNLKLKNTKWNKIDSELEMKKLNFEYVKI; encoded by the coding sequence ATGATGGATACAGACGGGGCTTGGTTCgttttgagaaaattacCTATCGAAATACAATCGCATATAGTTAATTTGTCATTACGGAGATGGTTCAACATCTCCGAAATCGTACTATTTTTGATTAATAACtatgaaaacattgaaagTGACTCATTTTTGAGCATGGTATTCCtgaagaacttgaagatatcaataTACAATAACAAATGGATcaattttaattttgatgTGTTCATTGAAGATCGTATGCAAATTACAAACAAGATTTTagtatttgaaaagttattaaagaaaggaaaaattacTATCTCAAAGTTCAAAAGACGTTATTCTTCAGATGGGATGAATTTAATGTATGAACCCCAATATTTCCAGGAGTTATTTGACTTACACTATTACTCACAGAATAACCATTTCTACGAGCTCTCAAATGAAGTATCCGAACAAGTCTTACCTAGATCATTTCACAACAAAGTTGAATTGAGTACATATCAATTGGCCACCAATTTAGGTAACCCAGAAAAACTCATGGAAATTAGTTCTAAAGGGGAATATACATTTGtgattcatcaatttgaaatatgGAAGCTGGAAGATTGTAGCTCTATCAAGAATttaataaattcaattttgagGGTTGAAAATATAAGAATAAAGTTTGAATTGGAAGTTCACGTTAATATGGGGTTGTTAAGCAATGAacttttttggaaaatttcaaagagacTACTTGAATTAGAAACATCTAGTGTTAAAATTTATATAAACTTGGCGTTGGATAATCCAATCAATCCACCATGGTGTCACAGTGTTTCTTGTCATggtttcaatgaaaatgacgaTAATTGGATAATGTTTCGATGGATTGGAACTGATTTGATATATACCGGTAATTTAAAACATATCATGGAATATATGAACAAAGTGGACACAATCGCCGACAGAAATCTACCATCCCAATGGTTTGAATTTCTTCCGGATTTTGTCAAAAACATAAGGTTAAGGTTGGATGAAGACTTGGGggaaaatgaagtttttgaaatccCCAAGAATTTGGATGTTTtgacaattgaaaactttgataaGCCGTCCGAGATTGATTTTAAGTTCCTTGAAAACCCCAACAATTATAGAATAAATGCTTTACGGGTTGATATCTTGATCGAGAAATGCGAAATACCAATTAGAAACTTCAGCAGATTAGCAAAGAATGTGCAGAATTTAGTGTTCGCTTCAGATGGCGTTGAgaacttttcaattgatgagTTAAGTTGGGATTTCAAGGAGACTATTACCGAATTAGATTGGGTTCGATCTAATCTTAAACTTAAAAACACCAAATGGAACAAAATTGACTCAGAGTTAGAGATGAAAAAGTTAAACTTTGAGTAtgtgaaaatataa
- a CDS encoding uncharacterized protein (PKUD0C11670; similar to Saccharomyces cerevisiae YHR110W (ERP5); ancestral locus Anc_5.420): MAIRTLSFLWAIFVLAPLAHALHFYVNTDETKCFFEELPKDTIAVGKFAVYEFNDQFNDYVENNGNLKVEITVDETFDNNHRVVSQKNSPIGQFTFTSLDSGEHKFCITPRHTNWSKKAKHRVFFDLIVGDAKPLVDSKRDNDVSYLTLQTNELIKKLQQIKREQSLLRLREAAFRDISESVNSSTTKWTIIQIIVLVATGLWQLSYLKNFFVKQKVV; this comes from the coding sequence ATGGCTATCCGTACActatcttttctttgggCAATTTTTGTGTTGGCACCACTAGCACATGCCCTTCACTTTTATGTCAACACTGATGAAACCAAGTGCTTCTTCGAAGAATTACCTAAAGATACTATTGCGGTTGGTAAATTTGCAGTTTACGAATTCAATGATCAATTTAATGACTATGTTGAAAACAACGGTAATTTAAAGGTTGAAATCACTGTTGACGAAACCTTTGACAACAACCACAGGGttgtttctcaaaagaATTCTCCAATTGGCCAATTTACCTTCACGTCTCTTGATTCTGGTGAACACAAATTCTGTATTACTCCTAGACATACTAATTGGTCTAAAAAGGCTAAACACAgggttttctttgatttgattgttggTGATGCAAAACCTCTTGTTGATTCCAAGAGGGACAATGACGTTTCGTACTTGACCTTACAAACTAACGAATTAATCAAAAAACTACAACAAATTAAGAGAGAACAGTCTTTACTCAGATTGAGGGAGGCTGCTTTCAGGGATATATCAGAATCAGTAAACTCTTCAACTACCAAATGGACCattattcaaatcatcGTACTAGTTGCAACTGGTTTGTGGCAACTCTcgtatttgaaaaatttcttcGTCAAGCAGAAAGTTGTCtga
- a CDS encoding uncharacterized protein (PKUD0C11650; similar to Saccharomyces cerevisiae YDR362C (TFC6); ancestral locus Anc_5.422): protein MYHFNIHAIMSKLNKNKTKTSWVEPTWEEFSLEYGDNHFLSSLSGEITYTQNNGLNQTSIRQYKQFQDQNAEIGFMTPPAADLQLEKAVNENLHGLFDCEKFNSLPDLQLSDLNQIEFNNYLKLNRVVEFQINDTEETRLNSTNAVEFPTHESVMRTGLVFNSGGLPVHSMWCPLKFNDKKYLFLSVVEEDTELSEFSTSSSCIRILEFDNGKFELTKTILLDSVVKEFQFSTISSDSIALLGLTLSNGTIEIWKITQDTVTGPTSFHRVSSGPVILKLDNPLLLLTCCTFSSTDTVIAGTNRGYIAQFRVSTQKLDYLIPTKTCGITNIKCFLPVMADARNLSVTFSSSDFSSYFMKLPLPNFRSSILNNIALYEIGITNKDLMFDRNTDQLSNLKTVLSVEHPNYIRVSTISNPSSMWRYRLDNDKDISCIAVQKTSGKIQENGLMVFTGHSNGSVRLFNFFNVHTTYERKYTSSSIRLMKMNRSAHNPSKFWLDLNYEVGRLGDIVKKDPFKQVSIAKTRNIRIVDDIMLCPLCVSSLDNSVAVLYDNGLVVLEELLV from the coding sequence ATGTATCACTTTAATATACACGCAATAATGTCAAAACtgaacaaaaataaaaccaaaactAGTTGGGTTGAACCCACTTGGGAAGAATTTAGCTTAGAATATGGAGATAATCATTTCTTATCCAGCTTGAGTGGTGAGATCACTTATACTCAAAACAATGGTTTGAACCAAACATCCATTAGACAGTAtaaacaatttcaagatcaaaACGCCGAAATAGGCTTTATGACGCCTCCGGCGGCTGACCTCCAGCTTGAAAAAGCTGTCAATGAAAACTTACATGGATTGTTTGATTGCGAAAAGTTTAATAGCTTGCCGGATTTGCAGTTAAGTGACCTTAACCAAATTGAATTTAACAATTATCTCAAGTTAAATCGTGTTGTTGAGTTCCAAATAAATGATACTGAGGAGACCAGattaaattcaacaaatgcTGTTGAATTCCCAACTCACGAATCAGTCATGAGAACGGGGttagttttcaattcagGTGGTCTACCTGTTCATTCAATGTGGTGCCCcctcaaattcaatgacaaaaaatacttgtttttatccgttgttgaagaagatacCGAACTGAGTGAATTCTCAACGAGCTCTTCCTGTATTCGaattcttgaatttgataatggTAAATTTGAATTAACTAAAACAATCTTACTTGATTCTGTAGTAAAGgaatttcaattttcaacaatctcTTCAGACAGTATTGCTTTATTAGGTTTGACTTTATCTAACGGCACTATCGAAATATGGAAAATTACACAGGATACAGTCACTGGTCCAACCTCGTTTCATCGAGTGTCAAGTGGTCCAGTAATTTTAAAACTTGATAATCCTTTATTGCTACTGACATGTTGCACATTCTCAAGTACAGATACAGTTATTGCTGGTACAAACCGTGGTTATATTGCTCAGTTTAGAGTTTCTACACAAAAACTTGATTATTTGATCCCTACCAAGACGTGTGGAATTACAAATATCAAATGTTTTCTACCTGTTATGGCAGATGCCAGGAACTTGTCAGTCACTTTCTCATCCTCTGATTTTAGTAGCTATTTCATGAAGTTACCATTACCTAATTTCCGAAGTTCGATTCTTAACAATATTGCACTTTATGAAATCGGAATCACCAATAAAGATCTAATGTTTGACAGAAACACTGACCAGCTTAGTAACTTAAAAACTGTCCTATCCGTTGAGCATCCTAATTACATTCGTGTGAGTACCATATCCAATCCAAGTAGTATGTGGAGGTATAGGcttgataatgataaagATATATCATGTATAGCCGTGCAGAAAACATCTGGGAAGATACAAGAAAATGGTCTTATGGTGTTTACTGGACATTCCAATGGTTCAGTAAGacttttcaactttttcaatgtgCATACGACTTATGAACGTAAGTATACATCATCGAGCATTCGtttaatgaagatgaataGGTCGGCTCATAACCCGTCCAAATTCTGGCTGGATTTGAACTATGAGGTTGGTAGATTGGGTGATATTGTAAAAAAGGATCCATTTAAACAGGTATCAATTGCTAAAACGAGAAATATTAGGATAGTTGATGACATTATGCTATGTCCTTTATGTGTGTCTTCGCTTGATAATTCTGTAGCTGTGTTGTATGATAATGGTCTGGTTGTTCTCGAAGAGCTGTTAGTATAG
- a CDS encoding uncharacterized protein (PKUD0C11660; similar to Saccharomyces cerevisiae YHR111W (UBA4); ancestral locus Anc_5.421) has protein sequence MSLSSEEYSRYGRQMQVPVFQGLQGQIKLKTSKVLVVGCGGLGSSALLYLAASGLGTIGLLDHDRVEVSNLHRQIIHDTSTVGMYKTESAARKMNLLNPHLNINLHTECLSSLNSLRIFKDYNLVLDCTDNPITKYLISDTCVVLNIPLVNASSVKTDGQLMVLNFQDGPCYRCINPVPTKPENIATCSDNGVIGPCVGLVGTMMSIETIKILTGFYNSSNPYKPIMMMYSGYMDNNGQMLKSFKMRGKKKDCVCNTMNRAYIQNFNYSLFCGDIQYDVLEDQYRLSFSDLSALDSYTILDVRPTEQFEIANFKDYVNLPLINIPYTSLIRKDLDTLKAELPNHKIICVCKRGNDSRLSAKYLRDIGIDAFDLVGGLDEYAKHNKFNVYW, from the coding sequence ATGTCACTAAGCAGCGAAGAATATAGTAGATATGGGCGCCAAATGCAAGTCCCGGTTTTTCAGGGATTACAGGGGCAAATTAAAttaaaaacatcaaaagtTTTGGTTGTTGGTTGTGGTGGGCTTGGGTCTTCTGCATTATTATACTTGGCTGCATCTGGATTAGGAACAATAGGGCTATTAGATCATGACAGGGTGGAAGTGTCTAACTTACATCGTCAGATTATCCATGACACATCAACCGTCGGGATGTATAAAACAGAGTCTGCTGCAAGGAAAATGAACCTACTCAATCCACACTTGAACATAAATTTGCATACTGAATGCCTGAGCAGCTTGAATTCATTAcgaatattcaaagattaCAACTTAGTCTTAGATTGCACTGACAATCCAATTACAAAGTATCTTATTTCCGATACTTGTGTGGTCTTAAATATTCCTTTGGTAAACGCATCGTCTGTTAAAACTGATGGTCAACTAATGGTTCTAAACTTTCAAGATGGTCCCTGCTATAGGTGTATTAACCCGGTTCCAACAAAACCAGAAAACATAGCAACGTGTTCAGATAACGGTGTTATAGGCCCATGCGTTGGTCTAGTTGGAACGATGATGTCGATTGAAACGATAAAAATTTTGACAGGCTTTTATAATAGTTCAAATCCCTATAAACCTATCATGATGATGTATTCGGGTTACATGGATAATAATGGCCAAATGTTAAAAAGTTTTAAAATGAGaggtaaaaagaaagactGTGTTTGTAATACAATGAATAGGGcttatattcaaaacttcaactATTCTTTGTTTTGCGGGGACATTCAATATGATGTCCTTGAAGACCAGTACAGACtatcattttcagatttATCAGCTTTAGACTCATACACTATTTTAGATGTCAGGCCAACGgaacaatttgaaattgcaaattttAAAGACTACGTTAACTTACCACTTATTAATATCCCCTATACATCTCTGATTAGAAAAGATCTAGACACTCTGAAAGCTGAACTGCCGAATCATAAGATTATATGTGTGTGTAAAAGGGGTAATGATTCACGATTATCTGCTAAATACCTACGCGACATTGGAATAGATGCGTTTGATCTAGTAGGCGGATTGGATGAATATGCCAAGCacaacaaattcaatgtcTATTGGTGA